AAAATTCATATGATTTAATaggtttattttcttaatttttatttccttttcttttcaatGGAATTGCTATTGTTGGTTAATCTTGAGTTTTCTGGTTGATTGCTGTTATATTCAGTGTAGAGAAATATAGTTTTTTGATGGAAGATAGAAACAAGTCATGTTGTATACTCCCCAAGAATAATGGGCATCTATTCGATTATTTCATTGTATTGTTTGTAGGTTCGCGAGTATCTTTGATTTATGGTACAAACTATAAACTATATCTAATTCTTCATCAATTTAATTTTCTCGAGGCAGCTTCTTGCAGCCAAATATAAGTGCCATGTTCTGTACTAATGGAGGCAAAATGAAATGCTTCTAAGGTCATTTATTGCTAAAATTACCAATTATGTGGTACATGAAAAAAGGATTCAAGAGGAATCTCTGAATGGACCTCCCTTTGATCCCAAATAAAGGTTTAtctattaaaatataataactTATTCTTCTTTAGAAAATTAGATTGAGCTTTCATATTCATTGAcaatttgtttttccttttagcCCCATCATCAATATCCAATGCCAAAAGCCTAAAACTATAGATTTTGATATGAGCATGGTTAGTGCTTTAGTGGTGCCATAGTGGCAGTGTGTGACCCGTTCATACAACAAAGTGAtagaaaaaatacttcaaacTGATGTGTGTATGACAATTGACAAGGAATCATTTCCAGTTTTCCACCGCATTTTATAGAAGGAAGTACATAAAAGTGGGTGCTttcagtttttactttttaccataaattaaaaaaaaaaatgtgcaaAACAAAAAGACAAATAAAAGAACTCTAGCAAGCTATCATGTCTATCAATTAGGAGAATGCTCCACATATAAGATTATGCTCATTCCATTTCTCATTGACTAGAATTGTATATTAGAAGTCAGATATAGATGCTATTATCCAAATATGTAAGTTAGGTAACATTAATATTTCAAATATTTATATGAAGCAACTCATGTCTGGCAAGAAAAAGCACTTGGGAAACTGGATCAAGAGCTTCAACTCAATGAGACAGCAACCTCATTTTATGTCTAATTTTCTTTAGTGTAATTCTTTGATTGCACCTATGCTACAAGAGGCAGGAATATCAATCATAATTAATAAATCTTCATCTTTATGTTATTTTAATATTACTTGGATAATAAGTTGCGTGTCCTCAATGCCCTTCTACTTCATATGTCATACTGGATCAAGATATTTAATCCTCAAAACGTGTCTCAATCTTCTGTCTCACAAATGAAATCTTTTCATGTCACTTAAAAATGACATGAGTGAGACAGTTACAATTATATATTGTGgattttaattgacatgtcaaacatacaTTGATGGAACAAAGAATGAGACACGGTTTGCGGACAAAATATTTCAATCCATGCTATGCCTCCCATTATTACAAGTCATCAAAGACAAATATCCACATCTCCATGTAGATACAAAACCCAGCATTTCCCCTATTGACAAGGAGAGTTTAAAATATTGAGATGTAGGAAGGTAAACATGGCTGCGCCTACCGTGTGTCAGTACGGTGCTTCAGTTTCATTTTTAGAGTAATAAGACAAAAATATCCTCTATTTTTGATAAAATTCCATCTTTCTCCCTCATCATCTCCACAGTCACAACACCACCATTTGCTCCTACACCACCACCGCTTCTTCAATGAATCCGGGCAAACttcccctttttttttcttccattctACCCACAACCGCACAACTCTCTTTCCTCCGGCGAACCACCGCTAGATCCAAATCGCACCCTCCCCCTTCCTCATACTCCTCCCTCTTTCCCCTTACCTTTCCTCCCTTGTTCCTCTTCTTTTCATCTAATCTCTGTTACGATGCAAAACCCGCCACCGCGCTTCGGATCTGAACAGATCAAGCtttttcttccttcatcagatCTGTAGTAGACAAAAGATAAAGGAGAGATTGGATAATTTAAGCTTTTCCTTGCAGATCTGAAGGTTCAGATCACCCACCGCCACCGCGCCTCCAGATCTAGTTGGGTTTCTCGGCGTCGTGGTCGTCTCTCACTAGTGAATTTACTCAAAGTACAAAGGCTGAGCAAGAAAAAATCAACAACATTTTTCCAAATTGTCAGCAAGCCTTTCCATTTTTCATTCTCACTCTCGCTAGTTAACCCTTAAATGCTACCATTTAGTAATTCTTTTAGtttgcctttcaaaaaaaaaataaggggaAGAAGATTATGGTGTGGGTGGTGAGGGAGGGAGAAGGGGCTTCTGAAATCTACTTCTTATTTTGCAAATTTAAACTTTCCATATCTCTGTTTCTGTTTTGCTTCAAAATTTCCAGATCTTGCATCAAAATATATTCAACATCAAGAGCAGTGGGAAGGAGAAGAAAGGGTAGcagtggaggaagaagaagtggtGGGTCGCCGGAATGGTGGTGGCTGGAGTTAACATGTCACCGGTGGGGTGGGTCAAGATTGGGGGAGAAGGTgggggaattagatttcccacccctgggtttagaattgccaccccatttaaaagtggggaaaaaccaatATTGCCCCTCCGTGTTTTAGTCCGAATGTATAACATTCGGACTCCTCCGAATTTTCAAATGTCGGACTCAGTTAATAATAGAACAAAACTATCAATTCAGATTCACATTTGTAACGGGACAGAACATCAACTCTCGGACTGGTTCAGGAGAAGCGACCCAGAGGCACCCAAATCGACCCACACATCACGACCAAAAGCAACCAAGAATCATCTGTGATTCAAAACCGACCACACTGAGGTAATTTGTTGGAATCCACGACCAAGAATCATGTGTATTTTGAATCATGTGTATTTTGATGAGTTAGTGTTGTAATTTCAAATTTAGGGTTTCAAATTTAGGTATTTCAGATTAGGTTAGGTTTCGAATCCCTTTTTATGAGTTGATTTGGTGAAATTTCATTCCTATTGTGATTTCTGGGGTATATGGGGTTCTGAGGTGCGAATTTGGGGATATTCGTACTCCGAATCTTGAAGATTCGGACTGGTTCaggacttcaagattcggactGGTCCaggacttcaagattcggactTGAGAGATTCAGTACTGTCTCTCCTATTGCTTCTGTTATTGTTTTTCATGATAAGATGAATGGGGTGAAGATAATTTCCATGCTTTTGGCTATCTTAGGGTAGTGGTTAAGGACATAACCAACTTGAGATTTcacatttgaatttcataacattatttgaattgtattgaaatttcataacattaGTTTACTGTGTATACTTGTGGATTGCTTCAACTAGTTAGTTACTCATTACATAGCTATTAATctgttttccttattttttctgATAGATTATGGCGAGGACAAAGCAAACTAAGAGGGTATCGTCTGAAGAGTTGGCCGATCGTCGTGCCTATCTCCACGCTTCTCATAGGCGAGGTGATCATGATACAGATGTGTCGACTTCTCGGAAGCGGGCTAGGAAGGGGGCTCCGAAGGCGACCACTGAGGTTCCTGCCcctgctactgaggttcctgctacTCAGGTTCCTGATACTGAGGTTCCTGCCcctgctactgaggttcctgctactcaggttcctgctactgaggttcctgctcTCTCGACGCCTGAGGTTACTGCTACTGAGGTTTCTCCTCAGTCGACGCCTGAGGTTACCGCCCATGATACTGTTGAGCCTTCCACCTCTTCACTTgatattgatgcagttgaggagTCGGAGTCGGAGTCGGAGTCGGAGTCGGAGTCGGGGTCGGAGTCGGGGTCTGAGTCTGAGATTGAGGGTGAGGatgtagaggtagaggatccGAATATGCCGCCGCTCCAGAGAGATCCACCGTTTCCTGGTGGGCCGGTTGAGTTGTCACTTCTGCAGCATTACCCGGATCACATAGCGCCGTGGACGTGGCATACCCTACTAGGCACCACTGACCCTCGTTATTCTGAGCGAGGTGATTTGAGGCTTGCCACTGCTGGTACGAAGCTCGGGCTGATGACGTGTGAGGGGGACAATTACAGGGAGGTCCGCTTGATTGTGGAGAGGAGCGGACTGTATCCACTGGTCAGGTGCAGCTATGTAGAGACGGATCCAGGGCTTATATCGGCCCTTGTGGAGAGGTGGCACGAGGAGACTAGTAGTTTCCACATGCCATTTGGGGAGATGACTGTCACCCTTGACGACGTCTCCGCTCTTCTTCACATCCCGGTTGGTGGGAGATTCTACACTCCAGGAGTGGCCTCGAGATATGATGTGGCAGAGACCTGCGCTTTGCTGTTAGGGGGGGATGCAGATTTGTACATGGCTGAGTTTGATAAGCTTAGGGGTCCGACTATGAGGTTCAGCTTCTTGCGAGACCTTTACCCGAAAGCTGTTGCAGGTTTGTTTCATTCATTATCTGAACTTTTTCCaactattatttatatttacttaatCATAATTGGTATTACATTGTAATGTAGAGGGGCGGTACGAGCATGCAGCCAGGATGTACCTGATGCATCTTGTTGGCGCGACATTGTTCGCCGACAAGAGTGGGGGGCACTCATTCTCCGCCCGTTGGATAGGCATGCTACAGGATCTTGAGCGGGTGTCGGAGTTCGCGTGGGGCGCCATGGCCCTTGCCacgttgtacgaccagcttgGACAGTCTTCTCGCAGCGGGGTCAAACAGTTGGCCGGTTACACTTCCCTGTTGATGGCCTGGGTCTTTGAGCACTTTCCAGACAGGCTCGTTCGCCGGTATGCGAACCCGGCTTACACAGAGGACCAGCCCAGAGCTCGTAGGTGGACAGAGTCACGGTCGGGGCATGCTAGGCTTGACGAGAGGCGAGTACTACTTGATGAGTTGACGGCCGACGACGTCACTTGGACTCCATATGAGGCCCACAGGGAATGGCGACAGCGGGATGAGAGGGCTTTGTTCTCAGGCTACATTCGGTGTCCCTATCCCCCTGCTGTGCGACCTCATCTTCCGGAGCGGGTCATGCGACAGTTTGGGTATATACAGACGATCCCGCGCCACCCTAGTGAGATGGATAGATCTCCCGCAGCTGAGGCTGTTGATGCGGCATTCGCAGGTTATGTGCAGTACTTGTTCCCTGAGGGCGACCCTGCTATAGAGGAGGGACAGGCTGTGGGCGGTTACATGGATTGGTACGCTAGAGTGTCTCATTGTTTCATCATACCGGATGAGAGGAGGATTGATCTCAGTGCCGtggtaaattttaaattttatttctattttctttatgCACTTGTGGTTTTCTGTATGTGATTTACTAACagcgttttttttattatttactttcaGGCTGCTTTGCGTAGGGCTTTAGAAGTCCTTGAGTTGTCACTTGAGGTGGATGATGCTTTGCTGCCAGGCACACAGGCCCGCGCTTTAACGGAGAGAGCACTTCGCATCCTCCAGGACTTGGCTGGGACACAGGGCATTGCTTACGCTGCTGGGAGAGGAGGTCTGGGAGCAGGTGGCCGAGTAGGTGGCCGAGCCAGCGGCCGAGCAGGTGGCCGAGCAGGTGGCCGGGAGGGCGGCAGGGCAGGAGCCAGGGGAGGTCGTAGGGGTAGGGGAGGTCGTCGGGGTAGGGGACAGTAGGGGACATTAGTTGTATGAGCATTTTGTTGACATTACTATTATGATA
This is a stretch of genomic DNA from Lotus japonicus ecotype B-129 chromosome 1, LjGifu_v1.2. It encodes these proteins:
- the LOC130733232 gene encoding protein MAIN-LIKE 1-like; translation: MARTKQTKRVSSEELADRRAYLHASHRRGDHDTDVSTSRKRARKGAPKATTEVPAPATEVPATQVPDTEVPAPATEVPATQVPATEVPALSTPEVTATEVSPQSTPEVTAHDTVEPSTSSLDIDAVEESESESESESESGSESGSESEIEGEDVEVEDPNMPPLQRDPPFPGGPVELSLLQHYPDHIAPWTWHTLLGTTDPRYSERGDLRLATAGTKLGLMTCEGDNYREVRLIVERSGLYPLVRCSYVETDPGLISALVERWHEETSSFHMPFGEMTVTLDDVSALLHIPVGGRFYTPGVASRYDVAETCALLLGGDADLYMAEFDKLRGPTMRFSFLRDLYPKAVAEGRYEHAARMYLMHLVGATLFADKSGGHSFSARWIGMLQDLERVSEFAWGAMALATLYDQLGQSSRSGVKQLAGYTSLLMAWVFEHFPDRLVRRYANPAYTEDQPRARRWTESRSGHARLDERRVLLDELTADDVTWTPYEAHREWRQRDERALFSGYIRCPYPPAVRPHLPERVMRQFGYIQTIPRHPSEMDRSPAAEAVDAAFAGYVQYLFPEGDPAIEEGQAVGGYMDWYARVSHCFIIPDERRIDLSAVAALRRALEVLELSLEVDDALLPGTQARALTERALRILQDLAGTQGIAYAAGRGGLGAGGRVGGRASGRAGGRAGGREGGRAGARGGRRGRGGRRGRGQ